From the genome of Hevea brasiliensis isolate MT/VB/25A 57/8 unplaced genomic scaffold, ASM3005281v1 Scaf379, whole genome shotgun sequence, one region includes:
- the LOC131177249 gene encoding receptor-like protein kinase FERONIA, producing MNNLLALNPITSFVFFLVLHHLAIAISKPAYNPTDSILTNCGSSGDTPAPDGRIWTGDQKSKFGPIEQSSSKSHSASALSQGGSVQYVPYMTARISQSQFTYTFPVTAGQKFIRLHFYSVSYQGGFNRFKDFFDVKAGPFTLLSNFSASFYAEARDTYSFIKEFCFNVAENQQLNLTFSPSLSKYAFINGIEIISMPSNLYYTPPEEGSGLISIGKKEKFFIQNDTALENMCRFNVAGGTISPVLDTGMYRLWRDDVLNLGLVNNEPNLSLNYSKIPNYTAPDEVYLSARQLGLNDTNLTWRVPVDQGFRYLVRLHFCEFVPDITKVNERRFDIFIDNQTATLGFDVIESSGGHGTPTYNDYIVTAGKKVGKADDDYRLFITLRPNPSSIYPDAFLNGLEIFKLNDSDGNLAGPNSLVSVPSPPATTAQPSAPTAKKSSTKKILLLAIGGSVMGLLIILSLLGFLVIWRIRKKQDGHYGSHYKSLSCCWRLNSAAYIGKSSRTMASSLPQELCRQFSLDEIKAATNDFHESLIIGSGGFGNVYRGDIDNGAMTVAIKRLNRESSQGVREFRTEIETLSQLRHVNLVSLIGYCLHEGEMVLVYDYMVNGTLRDHLYDKFKNPLPWKQRLEICTGAARGLHYLHAGASNTIIHRDIKTTNILLDENWVAKVSDFGLSKIGVNDSAVSTIVKGTWGYLDPEYARRHQLTEKSDVYSFGVVLLEVLCARKPLNQKLEEEQWNLVSWARKCIQNENIHLIIDPHLIGKIAPVCFQKFVEIAESCVREQGIERPSMHDVMEKLEFALELQQTADAEKEKMNPGEDYVYPQVSFHASRYTNIVGGFQLDSSNISIDLDTDTTGQTFPSVVSSSITSSHGFSGTINSSRK from the coding sequence ATGAATAACCTCTTAGCTCTCAATCCTATCACTTCTTTTGTCTTCTTTCTCGTGCTACATCACCTTGCAATTGCCATTTCTAAGCCTGCTTACAACCCAACTGACAGCATACTTACCAATTGCGGTTCTTCGGGTGACACACCTGCACCTGATGGGCGCATATGGACCGGTgaccaaaaatccaaatttggTCCTATAGAGCAATCTAGTAGCAAATCCCATTCTGCTAGCGCCCTTAGCCAAGGCGGCTCCGTCCAGTATGTCCCTTACATGACAGCCCGCATCTCTCAATCCCAGTTCACGTACACCTTCCCTGTCACTGCAGGTCAAAAATTTATCCGTCTCCACTTCTACTCTGTTTCATATCAGGGTGGATTTAACAGGTTTAAGGACTTCTTCGATGTCAAAGCGGGGCCTTTCACTTTACTAAGCAACTTCAGTGCTTCCTTCTACGCTGAAGCGAGGGATACTTATTCTTTCATTAAAGAATTCTGCTTTAACGTCGCAGAGAACCAGCAATTGAATCTGACATTTTCTCCTTCCCTGAGTAAGTATGCTTTCATCAATGGCATAGAGATTATATCTATGCCATCCAACCTTTATTATACTCCACCAGAGGAGGGTTCAGGCCTCATTTCTATTGGCAAAAAGGAAAAGTTTTTTATCCAAAATGACACCGCGCTGGAGAATATGTGTAGATTTAACGTTGCGGGTGGCACCATCTCGCCAGTACTTGACACTGGCATGTATAGGTTATGGAGGGATGACGTTCTCAACCTTGGTCTTGTTAACAACGAGCCAAATCTCTCTCTCAATTATTCTAAAATACCAAACTACACAGCGCCAGATGAAGTCTATCTGTCAGCTCGGCAACTGGGACTTAATGACACCAATTTGACGTGGAGGGTGCCAGTAGATCAAGGATTCAGGTATCTGGTGAGGCTCCACTTCTGTGAGTTTGTTCCAGATATTACCAAGGTCAATGAAAGACGATTCGATATCTTTATTGACAATCAGACAGCTACATTGGGTTTCGATGTTATTGAATCAAGCGGTGGTCACGGGACTCCCACATATAATGACTACATAGTAACTGCTGGGAAGAAGGTTGGGAAAGCTGATGACGATTATAGGCTTTTCATAACTCTGCGTCCTAATCCTTCAAGTATTTACCCTGATGCTTTCCTGAACGGGTTAGAGATTTTCAAGTTGAACGACTCTGATGGCAATCTTGCCGGACCCAATTCTCTAGTGTCTGTCCCTTCTCCACCAGCAACAACAGCACAACCATCGGCACCAACAGCCAAGAAGTCCAGCACGAAGAAAATATTGCTTCTTGCCATTGGTGGGAGTGTGATGGGTTTGTTGATCATACTTTCTTTGTTGGGTTTCTTGGTTATTTGGCGAATAAGGAAGAAGCAGGACGGTCATTATGGGTCTCATTACAAATCACTAAGCTGCTGCTGGCGGTTGAATTCAGCAGCTTATATTGGGAAGTCATCGAGGACTATGGCTTCTTCACTGCCGCAAGAACTATGCCGCCAATTTTCACTAGATGAGATTAAAGCTGCTACGAATGACTTCCATGAGAGTTTGATAATTGGCTCAGGTGGTTTCGGCAATGTTTACAGAGGTGATATTGATAATGGAGCCATGACTGTTGCAATTAAGCGATTGAATCGAGAGTCGAGTCAGGGTGTCCGTGAATTCAGGACAGAGATTGAGACGTTGTCCCAGCTCCGCCATGTCAATCTCGTCTCTCTGATCGGATATTGTCTTCATGAAGGAGAAATGGTCCTTGTTTATGACTATATGGTCAACGGGACTCTTCGAGACCATCTCTACGACAAATTCAAGAATCCACTTCCATGGAAGCAAAGGCTTGAGATATGCACTGGAGCAGCTCGTGGACTGCACTATCTTCATGCTGGTGCGTCGAATACTATAATCCATCGAGACATAAAGACGACCAATATTTTGTTAGACGAAAATTGGGTCGCCAAAGTCTCCGATTTTGGATTGTCAAAAATAGGTGTAAATGACAGTGCAGTTAGCACCATTGTAAAGGGTACATGGGGATATCTGGATCCAGAATATGCAAGACGCCATCAGTTGACAGAAAAATCTGATGTGTACTCATTTGGTGTGGTGTTATTGGAAGTATTGTGCGCTCGAAAACCTCTTAACCAAAAATTGGAGGAGGAACAATGGAATTTAGTCAGTTGGGCACGAAAATGCATCCAAAATGAGAATATTCATCTAATAATTGATCCCCATCTAATAGGAAAAATAGCTCCAGTGTGTTTTCAGAAATTTGTGGAGATTGCAGAGAGCTGCGTccgtgagcaggggattgaacgGCCCTCAATGCATGATGTGATGGAAAAGCTTGAGTTCGCATTGGAGTTGCAACAGACAGCAGATGCTGAGAAGGAAAAAATGAATCCGGGTGAAGACTATGTGTATCCTCAAGTATCATTCCATGCTTCTCGATATACCAATATAGTTGGTGGATTCCAGTTGGATTCAAGtaatatttcaatagatttggataCGGATACTACTGGACAGACTTTTCCTAGTGTTGTATCCAGTAGCATAACGTCTAGTCATGGCTTCTCCGGCACCATCAACTCTTCCAGGAAATAG